A stretch of the Streptococcus suis genome encodes the following:
- a CDS encoding 2-dehydropantoate 2-reductase, which yields MLVYIAGSGAMGCRFGYQLSKTNHEVILLDNWEEHIEAIRENGLKVTGDVEEIVHLPIMKPTEATREADFIILLTKADQLPKMLRDIKPIIGPTTMVLSLLNGLGHATTMRRYVPDESIMVGVTMWLAGLKGPGHAHLEGPGSISVQHILGDEQSVADIIEMLNEAGLNVIYDNHVVSAIWQKACVNGVMNPTCTILDCTIGELFGTEAGLNLVQGIFKEFIAVAKSEADGIDEEAIWKYVIDASKKASNHYPSMHQDLVQYGRKTEIDYLNGAVVFKGKRAGIPTPYCQMITDMIHAKESMLGLR from the coding sequence ATGCTCGTATATATTGCTGGTAGTGGAGCGATGGGGTGTCGGTTTGGTTATCAATTGTCTAAGACAAATCATGAAGTGATTTTGCTGGATAATTGGGAAGAACATATCGAAGCAATACGAGAAAACGGCTTGAAAGTGACTGGAGATGTAGAGGAAATTGTACACTTACCCATCATGAAACCGACCGAAGCAACGAGAGAAGCAGATTTTATCATTCTATTGACTAAGGCTGATCAGTTGCCAAAGATGTTGAGGGATATTAAGCCAATTATCGGTCCAACTACCATGGTTTTGAGTCTCTTGAATGGTTTGGGGCATGCGACGACCATGCGTCGGTATGTACCAGATGAAAGTATCATGGTTGGGGTGACTATGTGGTTGGCGGGACTAAAGGGTCCGGGACATGCTCACTTAGAAGGTCCGGGTTCTATCTCCGTTCAGCATATTCTTGGCGATGAGCAATCAGTTGCGGATATTATTGAAATGCTGAATGAAGCTGGGCTAAATGTGATCTATGACAATCATGTTGTCAGTGCTATTTGGCAGAAAGCCTGTGTCAATGGTGTGATGAATCCAACTTGTACCATTTTAGACTGTACAATTGGTGAATTATTCGGTACGGAGGCTGGACTGAATCTAGTACAGGGGATTTTCAAAGAATTTATTGCTGTTGCTAAGTCTGAGGCAGATGGAATTGACGAAGAAGCTATTTGGAAATATGTTATTGATGCTTCGAAGAAGGCTTCCAATCACTATCCATCTATGCACCAGGATTTGGTCCAATATGGTCGAAAGACAGAAATTGATTATCTGAATGGAGCGGTTGTTTTTAAGGGCAAACGTGCAGGTATTCCAACACCCTATTGCCAAATGATAACGGATATGATTCATGCCAAAGAGAGTATGCTGGGGTTGAGATAG
- a CDS encoding recombinase XerC, protein MVGRNVHIDSLRHTHASYLITQGVELISISRLLGHENLNITLKVYAHQLESLKEKSNDKFKKIFERFGAGITKTPVYQGFFGLFYASCRD, encoded by the coding sequence ATAGTTGGGCGAAATGTCCACATAGACTCACTAAGACATACCCACGCATCATACTTGATTACTCAAGGAGTCGAATTGATTTCCATTTCCCGATTATTAGGACATGAAAATTTAAACATAACACTCAAAGTCTATGCCCATCAACTGGAATCATTAAAAGAAAAGAGTAATGACAAGTTCAAAAAGATATTCGAAAGATTTGGGGCAGGCATAACAAAAACCCCTGTGTATCAAGGGTTTTTTGGATTATTTTATGCTAGTTGCCGGGATTGA
- a CDS encoding FeoB-associated Cys-rich membrane protein, whose amino-acid sequence MANFILISLIVVLFVLAIRSLVKSKGACNDCSCDCAIKQEISHQHVPKHSKIS is encoded by the coding sequence ATGGCTAACTTCATCCTGATATCACTCATTGTTGTATTGTTCGTCCTAGCTATCCGTAGCTTGGTCAAAAGTAAAGGTGCCTGCAATGATTGTTCTTGTGACTGTGCTATCAAACAAGAAATTTCTCATCAACATGTTCCAAAACATTCTAAAATCTCATAA
- a CDS encoding RNA-binding protein — protein sequence MNDLLAQYIVGLVTDENDQFYFVQKGGVTFALSKEEGEHSLGQSVKGFAYTDMKQKLRLTTKEVGASRTSFGWGTVTEVRKDLGVFVDTGLPDKQVVVSLDILPEIKELWPKKGDQLYVKLDVDKKDRIWALPAFQEEFQKMAGPAYDNMQNQTLRAIVYRLKMNGTFVYLPDNNMLGFIHPSERFAEPRLGQVLEARVIGYRAVDRTLNLSLKPRSFEMLENDAQMILTYLESNGGFMTLDDKSAPEDIKATFGISKGQFKKALGGLMKAGKIKKDSVGTELV from the coding sequence ATGAATGATTTATTAGCACAGTATATCGTTGGTTTAGTGACTGACGAAAATGATCAGTTTTATTTTGTCCAAAAAGGAGGAGTTACCTTTGCGCTCTCCAAGGAAGAAGGAGAACATAGTCTAGGTCAATCTGTTAAGGGATTTGCCTATACCGATATGAAACAAAAACTCCGTTTGACAACTAAGGAAGTTGGAGCGAGTCGTACCAGCTTTGGTTGGGGAACTGTCACTGAGGTACGTAAGGATTTGGGTGTCTTTGTGGATACAGGTCTGCCAGACAAGCAAGTAGTTGTTTCCTTAGACATTTTGCCTGAAATCAAGGAACTCTGGCCGAAGAAAGGTGATCAGTTGTACGTCAAATTAGACGTCGATAAGAAGGACCGCATTTGGGCTCTACCAGCTTTTCAGGAAGAGTTTCAGAAAATGGCTGGACCTGCTTATGACAATATGCAAAACCAAACACTGCGAGCGATTGTCTATCGTTTGAAAATGAATGGTACTTTTGTCTATTTACCAGACAACAATATGCTTGGTTTTATCCACCCAAGTGAACGATTTGCGGAACCACGTCTGGGTCAGGTTTTGGAGGCGCGTGTTATCGGCTACCGTGCAGTTGATCGGACCTTGAACTTGTCTCTCAAGCCACGTTCATTTGAGATGCTGGAAAATGATGCTCAGATGATATTGACTTATCTGGAAAGCAATGGAGGTTTTATGACCTTGGACGATAAGTCTGCTCCGGAAGACATCAAGGCTACCTTTGGTATTTCCAAAGGGCAATTCAAAAAAGCTCTTGGTGGTTTGATGAAGGCTGGGAAAATAAAGAAGGACTCAGTGGGAACAGAATTGGTATAG
- the feoB gene encoding ferrous iron transport protein B — protein sequence MKKQIALVGNPNSGKTSLFNLLTGTNQRVGNWPGVTVERKSGNIKKRPHLDLQDLPGIYSLSPYTSEEMVARDYLLTAQPAAILNVVDATNLERNLYLTLQLLEMGIPTVIALNMTDTLKQQGRSIKVDQLSHQLGCPIQSISALKKMGIPQLLSEVERMSTQSSTHYFPQYEKQFEAAIAQVIELLPQTIPTRQQRFYAIKSLEQDPDILHQLNFGETEKADLSEIIMILEKIYSDDIEAIIVNQRYQLIETISSSVQEEIGNGLNISDKVDQIVTNRFLALPIFALVMWLTYFLAIQTVGTIGTDWVNDVLFGQFVPVIIQNLLDTFGIAGWLQSLVLDGIVAGCGAILGFVPQIFVLFFCLGILEDIGYMSRIAFVMDRIFRRFGLSGKSFIPMLIATGCGVPGVMASRTIENEQDRKITIMTATFMPCSAKLPIISLVAGAFFPGNPWIAPSAYFVGMGAIILSGLALKKTKQLGGFASPFIMELPSYHLPQIQTVLRYSSNKAISFIKRAGTIIFVTNIIIWFASSYSWALAPVETNQSILASIGHGFAFFFQPLGFGNWKATIAAITGLLAKETVIASFGILYKLGETSESNRELWVLLQQDYSALSAYSFLIFNLLCAPCFAAIGAIHREMGNAKWTWIAVGFQTGLAYAVSLIIYQFGAVFLYHHQPTIWTGIALILLSAMVYSIVRKPASALPIVTLKNIQKEQMNG from the coding sequence ATGAAAAAACAGATAGCCTTAGTGGGTAATCCGAACAGCGGGAAGACCTCCCTTTTCAACCTACTGACAGGAACCAACCAACGAGTTGGAAATTGGCCAGGTGTAACGGTCGAAAGAAAATCAGGAAACATAAAAAAACGACCACACTTGGATCTGCAAGATCTTCCCGGAATCTATTCCCTCTCACCCTACACTTCCGAAGAGATGGTTGCTAGAGACTACCTCCTAACTGCTCAACCAGCAGCCATTTTAAATGTTGTAGATGCAACGAATCTGGAACGCAATCTATATCTAACTCTCCAATTACTCGAGATGGGTATCCCAACTGTTATTGCACTGAATATGACCGATACTTTGAAACAACAGGGACGGAGTATTAAAGTAGATCAGTTATCTCACCAGCTAGGTTGCCCCATTCAATCAATTAGTGCATTAAAAAAGATGGGAATCCCTCAACTGCTTAGCGAAGTTGAAAGAATGAGCACACAATCTAGCACACATTATTTTCCGCAATATGAGAAACAATTTGAAGCAGCTATTGCTCAAGTTATTGAATTGTTACCTCAAACAATCCCTACAAGACAACAACGCTTTTATGCTATCAAGTCTTTAGAACAAGATCCAGACATTTTACATCAACTCAATTTCGGAGAAACTGAAAAAGCAGATTTATCTGAAATTATCATGATTTTGGAGAAAATCTATTCGGATGATATCGAAGCCATAATTGTCAATCAGCGATACCAATTAATTGAAACCATTTCGAGCTCCGTCCAAGAAGAAATTGGAAACGGCCTTAATATTTCTGATAAAGTGGACCAAATTGTAACCAACCGCTTTCTCGCACTTCCTATTTTTGCACTCGTTATGTGGCTAACCTACTTTCTTGCTATCCAAACCGTAGGAACTATTGGGACTGACTGGGTCAACGATGTATTGTTTGGCCAATTTGTTCCAGTTATTATTCAAAATCTCCTTGATACCTTTGGAATTGCTGGCTGGTTACAATCATTAGTACTTGATGGAATTGTAGCTGGTTGTGGAGCTATACTCGGCTTTGTGCCACAGATTTTTGTACTCTTCTTCTGTCTAGGAATCTTAGAAGATATTGGATACATGAGTCGAATTGCCTTTGTCATGGACCGAATTTTTAGACGGTTTGGCCTATCAGGTAAATCCTTTATCCCGATGCTGATAGCCACAGGATGTGGTGTTCCTGGAGTAATGGCTAGTCGAACAATTGAGAATGAACAAGACAGAAAAATCACCATTATGACAGCTACTTTTATGCCTTGTTCAGCCAAACTTCCGATTATTTCACTCGTTGCAGGTGCTTTTTTCCCTGGCAACCCTTGGATTGCACCCAGCGCATATTTCGTTGGTATGGGAGCCATTATTCTTTCTGGTTTGGCATTGAAAAAAACAAAGCAACTCGGTGGCTTTGCGAGTCCATTTATCATGGAATTGCCTTCCTACCATCTTCCGCAAATTCAAACCGTTCTTCGTTATTCTTCCAATAAGGCAATAAGCTTTATCAAACGTGCGGGGACCATTATCTTCGTAACCAATATCATCATTTGGTTTGCTAGTTCATACAGCTGGGCTTTGGCACCAGTCGAGACAAATCAAAGCATCCTGGCTTCAATCGGCCATGGTTTTGCCTTTTTCTTCCAACCACTTGGTTTTGGGAACTGGAAAGCTACAATCGCAGCGATTACTGGTCTCCTAGCTAAAGAGACAGTCATTGCTAGTTTTGGTATTCTCTACAAACTGGGAGAAACTTCCGAGAGCAATCGTGAATTGTGGGTATTGCTCCAGCAAGATTATTCCGCTTTATCCGCCTACTCATTCCTCATTTTTAACTTGCTCTGTGCACCATGCTTTGCTGCTATTGGAGCCATACATCGTGAGATGGGAAATGCAAAATGGACCTGGATTGCTGTAGGTTTCCAAACAGGACTAGCCTATGCTGTCAGCCTCATCATTTATCAATTCGGAGCTGTTTTTCTCTATCATCATCAACCAACTATTTGGACCGGTATTGCACTGATTTTACTATCTGCAATGGTGTATAGTATCGTTCGAAAACCTGCTTCCGCCTTACCCATCGTCACTCTAAAAAACATTCAAAAGGAGCAAATGAATGGCTAA
- a CDS encoding UMP kinase, protein MKPKYERILIKLSGEALAGERGIGIDLKTVQEMAKEIREVAESGIQIALVIGGGNLWRGEPAAEAGMDRVQADYTGMLGTVMNALVMADSLKQLGVDTRVQTAIAMQSVAEPYIRGRALRHLEKGRIVIFGAGIGSPYFSTDTTAALRAAEIEADAILMAKNGVDGVYNADPKKDANAVKFNELTHREVISRGLKIMDATASTLSMDNDIDLVVFNMNEPGNIKRVVFGEPIGTTVSNYTAAK, encoded by the coding sequence ATGAAACCTAAATACGAACGCATTCTAATAAAACTGTCTGGAGAGGCTTTGGCCGGTGAACGTGGTATCGGCATTGACTTGAAAACCGTTCAAGAAATGGCAAAGGAAATCCGGGAAGTTGCAGAATCAGGTATTCAAATTGCCCTTGTAATTGGTGGCGGTAACTTATGGCGTGGAGAACCTGCTGCTGAGGCGGGCATGGATCGAGTTCAGGCTGATTATACTGGTATGCTTGGAACTGTTATGAACGCCCTTGTAATGGCGGATTCTCTTAAACAACTTGGTGTAGATACACGTGTACAAACCGCCATTGCCATGCAATCGGTTGCTGAGCCTTATATTCGTGGTCGTGCGCTCCGTCATCTGGAAAAAGGTCGTATTGTTATCTTTGGTGCAGGTATTGGTTCTCCATACTTCTCAACCGATACAACAGCTGCCCTTCGAGCTGCTGAAATTGAGGCGGATGCAATTTTGATGGCAAAAAATGGTGTGGATGGTGTGTATAACGCTGATCCGAAGAAAGATGCCAATGCTGTTAAATTTAATGAATTAACTCACCGTGAAGTGATTAGTCGTGGTCTTAAAATTATGGATGCGACTGCTTCAACACTTTCAATGGACAATGACATTGATTTGGTTGTCTTTAATATGAATGAACCAGGGAACATCAAGCGCGTTGTCTTTGGTGAACCGATTGGGACAACTGTTTCAAATTATACTGCAGCAAAATAA
- a CDS encoding ribosome recycling factor, with amino-acid sequence MSKEIIAKAQERMNQSHQSLAREFSHIRAGRANASLLDRISVEYYGSPTPLNQLAGITVPEARVLLITPFDKSILKDVERALNASDLGLTPQSDGTVIRLVIPALTEETRKNLAKDVKKVGENSKVAIRNIRRDAMDEAKKAEKAKEITEDELKSLEKDIQKVTDDAIKTIDKMTADKEKELLEV; translated from the coding sequence ATGTCTAAAGAAATTATTGCTAAAGCGCAAGAGCGCATGAACCAATCTCATCAGAGTTTGGCGCGTGAATTTAGCCACATTCGTGCTGGTCGTGCAAATGCTAGCTTGTTGGACCGTATTTCAGTTGAGTACTACGGTTCTCCAACACCATTGAACCAGTTGGCTGGTATTACAGTGCCAGAAGCGCGTGTTCTATTGATTACACCATTCGACAAGTCAATATTAAAAGATGTTGAGCGTGCTTTGAACGCATCTGACCTTGGTTTGACACCACAATCTGACGGTACTGTTATCCGTTTGGTCATTCCTGCTCTTACTGAGGAAACTCGTAAGAATTTAGCGAAGGATGTGAAAAAAGTGGGTGAGAACTCTAAAGTTGCTATCCGCAATATCCGTCGTGATGCTATGGATGAAGCAAAAAAAGCTGAAAAAGCAAAAGAAATCACGGAAGACGAATTGAAGTCACTTGAAAAAGATATTCAAAAAGTAACAGATGATGCTATCAAGACAATTGATAAAATGACTGCCGACAAAGAAAAAGAATTGTTGGAAGTTTAA
- a CDS encoding polysaccharide biosynthesis protein, which produces MSEKVEMQQSKEQATMARGLAWLTAGNILSRLLGVAYVIPWYIWLGEYRAEANALFSMGYQIYANFLLISTAGLPTAIAKQVAKYNVLGKEEVSLYLVREFFKLMLVFGAVFAGVMYLSAPWLADASGSKEKLLPVMYSLVPPLFIFPAMSILRGFFQGRHDMKPYAISQLAEQLVRVIWILAATFMIMKLGSGDYLEAVVQSTFAAFVGMIASVGILVYTLWKQGYLGKLLHAKKQKISLDTGQLIRETVRDAIPIIILGLTIQLLQFIDQVTFIRVMERITNYSNSELLELYSYMAANPSKITMMIIGISLSLGSVAIPLITEKFVKKDLKAASHLVADNLQLLFIFTIPAIVGTVLLARPLYTVFYGPSEEIAITLFIWNLFMILPLGLYSVISVVIQSIFENRHGIYYFLIGMLVKIVLQVPMMYLFKVYGSFISTIFGLGIMLYLFYKRIDKILDIDEQLVVKDIVTISWISAVMGLIVWAIEFLLDIVVPANGYVSSFIHLVIAGGAGIIVFGLLTLKTRQLDRLIGGRAQPLRRKLRLG; this is translated from the coding sequence ATGTCCGAAAAAGTTGAAATGCAGCAGTCCAAAGAACAGGCGACAATGGCCAGAGGCTTGGCTTGGTTGACTGCTGGAAATATTCTTAGTCGCCTGCTTGGTGTTGCCTATGTTATTCCCTGGTATATTTGGTTAGGGGAATATCGAGCTGAAGCCAATGCCCTCTTTAGTATGGGGTATCAAATCTATGCCAACTTCTTATTGATTTCAACAGCTGGTCTTCCGACAGCTATTGCTAAACAAGTAGCTAAATACAATGTCTTGGGTAAAGAAGAGGTGTCGCTCTACTTGGTCAGAGAATTCTTCAAGCTCATGTTGGTCTTTGGAGCTGTCTTTGCAGGGGTCATGTATCTAAGTGCTCCGTGGTTGGCAGACGCATCGGGGTCGAAGGAAAAGTTACTTCCAGTCATGTATAGTCTAGTCCCGCCTCTCTTTATCTTCCCAGCCATGAGTATCTTGCGTGGTTTTTTCCAAGGTCGGCACGATATGAAGCCCTATGCGATCAGTCAGCTTGCAGAGCAGCTGGTACGGGTTATCTGGATACTGGCAGCAACATTTATGATTATGAAGTTGGGTAGCGGTGACTATCTTGAAGCGGTTGTCCAATCTACCTTTGCAGCTTTTGTCGGGATGATTGCTAGTGTTGGGATTTTAGTTTATACTTTATGGAAGCAAGGTTACCTTGGCAAGTTGCTTCATGCTAAGAAACAAAAGATTTCTTTGGATACAGGTCAACTTATTAGGGAAACTGTTCGAGATGCGATTCCAATTATCATTTTAGGTCTAACGATTCAATTATTGCAGTTTATTGACCAAGTCACGTTTATTCGTGTTATGGAAAGAATTACGAATTACAGTAATTCGGAACTTTTGGAACTTTATTCGTATATGGCTGCCAATCCAAGTAAGATTACGATGATGATTATCGGGATTTCACTGAGTTTGGGAAGTGTGGCCATTCCTTTGATAACAGAGAAATTTGTCAAGAAAGATTTGAAGGCGGCATCTCATTTAGTGGCGGATAATCTACAATTACTCTTTATATTCACTATACCGGCTATTGTTGGTACTGTTCTATTAGCTCGTCCTTTGTATACGGTATTCTATGGTCCATCAGAAGAAATTGCTATTACCTTGTTTATTTGGAATCTTTTTATGATTCTTCCTTTGGGCTTGTATTCAGTCATTAGCGTTGTTATTCAATCAATCTTTGAAAACAGACATGGAATTTATTATTTCTTGATTGGTATGCTAGTGAAAATTGTTTTACAAGTACCAATGATGTATCTTTTCAAAGTTTATGGCAGCTTTATTTCAACAATTTTTGGTTTAGGTATTATGCTGTATCTCTTTTATAAACGAATTGATAAGATACTAGATATTGATGAACAATTAGTAGTGAAGGATATTGTGACAATTAGTTGGATTTCCGCGGTGATGGGCTTGATTGTCTGGGCTATCGAGTTCCTTCTAGATATCGTTGTTCCAGCAAATGGATATGTTTCTAGCTTTATCCATTTAGTGATTGCTGGTGGTGCTGGTATTATTGTTTTCGGTCTACTGACATTAAAGACGCGTCAGTTAGACCGCCTAATCGGTGGTAGAGCACAACCTTTACGTAGAAAGTTACGGCTGGGATAG
- a CDS encoding YozE family protein has translation MRRSFYSWLMTQRNPKSNEPVAILADHAFDESDFPKQSDNFDEVSRFLEESASFAFSMADFDGIWEDYLGH, from the coding sequence GTGAGAAGAAGTTTTTATTCTTGGTTGATGACCCAGCGCAACCCGAAAAGTAATGAACCAGTAGCTATCTTGGCAGATCATGCCTTTGATGAATCTGATTTTCCTAAGCAATCAGATAATTTCGATGAAGTCAGTCGTTTTTTGGAGGAATCGGCCAGCTTTGCTTTTTCCATGGCTGATTTTGATGGGATTTGGGAAGATTATTTGGGACATTGA
- a CDS encoding ferrous iron transport protein A, with translation MNMQTLQIGQIYLVKDIQLQEDVRKHLNHLGLKIGQEIRIISKTKDNAIIQVKASRLALDQSVLNSLVLEEKSEQGRSLALSDLPIGSSAKVIEICATGALRRRLMDMGITKHTQLLLKNVAPLGDPLEITLRGYHLTLRKSEAQMILVQVAS, from the coding sequence ATGAACATGCAAACACTGCAAATTGGACAAATTTATCTTGTAAAAGACATTCAATTACAAGAAGATGTTCGCAAACATTTGAACCATCTTGGGTTAAAGATAGGGCAAGAAATTCGAATCATTTCAAAAACAAAGGACAATGCAATTATCCAGGTCAAAGCCAGTCGTTTAGCTTTGGATCAATCTGTTCTCAATAGCTTGGTTTTAGAAGAAAAATCAGAACAAGGGCGATCCTTGGCCCTATCAGATCTTCCAATTGGTAGCAGCGCTAAAGTTATTGAAATCTGTGCGACAGGCGCTCTACGCCGTCGTCTCATGGATATGGGTATAACAAAACATACACAACTTCTTCTAAAAAATGTTGCTCCTTTAGGCGATCCATTAGAAATAACACTTCGTGGCTACCATTTAACTCTCCGGAAATCGGAAGCACAAATGATTCTCGTTCAAGTTGCAAGCTAG
- a CDS encoding 50S ribosomal protein L1 codes for MAKKSKNLRAALEKIDSTKLYSVEEAVALAKETNFAKFDASVEVAYNLNIDVRKADQQIRGAMVLPNGTGKTSRVLVFARGAKAEEAKAAGADFVGEDDLVAKINGGWLDFDVVIATPDMMAVVGRLGRVLGPRNLMPNPKTGTVTMDVAKAVEESKGGKITYRADKAGIVQALIGKVSFDADKLVENFKAFHDVMAKAKPATAKGTYMTSVTITTTQGVGIKVDPNSL; via the coding sequence ATGGCTAAAAAAAGCAAAAACTTGCGTGCTGCTCTTGAGAAAATCGACAGCACAAAACTGTACAGCGTAGAAGAAGCTGTTGCTCTTGCAAAAGAAACTAACTTCGCTAAATTTGATGCGTCTGTTGAAGTTGCTTACAACTTGAACATCGACGTTCGTAAAGCTGATCAACAAATCCGTGGTGCAATGGTATTGCCAAATGGTACTGGTAAAACTTCACGTGTTCTTGTTTTCGCACGTGGTGCAAAAGCAGAAGAAGCAAAAGCTGCTGGTGCAGACTTTGTTGGTGAAGATGACCTTGTTGCTAAAATCAACGGTGGTTGGTTGGACTTCGACGTTGTAATCGCAACTCCAGATATGATGGCTGTTGTTGGACGTCTTGGTCGCGTACTTGGTCCACGTAACTTGATGCCAAACCCTAAAACTGGTACAGTAACAATGGATGTTGCTAAAGCAGTTGAAGAGTCTAAAGGTGGTAAAATCACTTACCGTGCTGACAAAGCAGGTATCGTACAAGCTCTTATCGGTAAAGTATCATTTGACGCTGACAAACTCGTTGAAAACTTCAAAGCATTCCACGATGTAATGGCTAAAGCTAAACCAGCTACAGCTAAAGGTACTTACATGACTTCAGTAACAATCACAACAACACAAGGTGTTGGTATCAAAGTTGATCCTAACTCACTTTAA
- the phoH gene encoding phosphate starvation-inducible protein PhoH, producing MLEHSIDIQLKHPDDSFSLFGSNERHLRLMEQELGVVIHARTEKVQVIGQEEHVEQARLVIQSLLVLVSRGLVINTPDVVTAISMAKNDEIEKFVALYEEEIIKDNYGKPILVKTLGQKLYVDSVKRHDIVFGIGPAGTGKTFLAVTLAVTALKRGQVKRIVLTRPAVEAGESLGFLPGDLKEKVDPYLRPVYDALYQILGKEQTTRLMEREIIEIAPLAYMRGRTLEDAFVILDEAQNTTIMQMKMFLTRLGFNSKMIVNGDISQIDLPRKVKSGLIDATEKLSKIPQIDFVHFSAKDVVRHPVVAQIITAYEEEARAADSRASFETIGQPGRSEEDED from the coding sequence TTGCTAGAACATTCAATTGATATTCAACTCAAGCATCCAGATGATTCGTTTAGTCTATTTGGTTCGAATGAACGTCATCTGAGATTGATGGAACAGGAACTAGGTGTGGTTATTCATGCCCGTACGGAAAAAGTGCAGGTGATTGGACAGGAAGAACATGTAGAACAGGCACGTCTTGTTATCCAGTCTCTCCTTGTCTTGGTGAGTCGTGGTTTGGTTATCAATACGCCAGATGTGGTCACAGCTATTTCCATGGCAAAAAATGATGAGATTGAGAAATTCGTTGCCCTCTATGAAGAAGAGATTATCAAGGATAACTACGGCAAACCTATTCTCGTAAAGACCCTTGGACAGAAACTCTATGTGGACAGCGTGAAGCGTCATGACATCGTGTTTGGAATTGGACCTGCTGGTACAGGTAAGACCTTCTTGGCGGTTACTCTAGCTGTAACAGCCCTCAAGCGGGGACAGGTCAAGCGGATTGTCCTGACCCGTCCTGCGGTAGAAGCAGGCGAAAGTTTAGGCTTTTTGCCAGGGGACTTAAAAGAAAAAGTAGATCCCTATTTGCGTCCTGTCTATGATGCCCTCTACCAGATTTTGGGCAAGGAGCAGACCACGCGCCTAATGGAGCGCGAGATTATCGAGATTGCACCGCTGGCCTATATGCGGGGGCGGACCTTGGAAGATGCCTTTGTCATCTTGGATGAGGCGCAAAATACCACCATTATGCAGATGAAGATGTTCCTGACCCGTCTGGGCTTTAATTCTAAGATGATTGTCAATGGGGATATTAGTCAGATTGACCTGCCACGCAAGGTTAAGTCAGGCCTGATTGATGCGACGGAGAAACTAAGCAAAATTCCACAGATTGATTTCGTACATTTTTCAGCCAAGGATGTGGTTCGCCATCCAGTAGTTGCCCAGATTATCACTGCCTATGAAGAGGAGGCTCGGGCGGCTGATAGTCGAGCAAGTTTTGAAACGATTGGACAGCCTGGTCGGAGCGAAGAGGATGAAGACTAG
- a CDS encoding glutathione-dependent disulfide-bond oxidoreductase, giving the protein MTGYIKPLVWKWEDKNDNRSGNRPTAGSRFEQKLPKGEKPFQVYSLGTPNGIKVAIMLEELREFGVSHADYDLFLINIGQGDQFGSDFVAINPNSKIPAMVDYSEKEPVRVFESANILLYLAEKFDVLLPKEWAERTEVHNWLFWQTGAAPFVGGGFGHFFHYAPTVQEYPINRYTMETKRQLDLLDQLLATREYVAGNTYTIADIAIWSWYGRLVQGELYPGSAEFLDVASYTHLKDWVEKIAQRPAVQRGLTVKYQSIDH; this is encoded by the coding sequence ATGACAGGATATATAAAGCCACTCGTATGGAAGTGGGAAGATAAAAATGACAACCGATCTGGCAATCGCCCCACAGCAGGTAGTCGCTTTGAACAAAAACTACCAAAAGGAGAAAAACCTTTCCAAGTTTATTCACTGGGAACGCCAAATGGTATTAAAGTAGCTATCATGTTGGAAGAACTGAGGGAATTTGGTGTTTCGCATGCAGATTATGACCTGTTTCTCATTAATATCGGTCAAGGAGACCAATTCGGCTCCGATTTTGTTGCTATCAACCCCAATTCCAAAATTCCAGCCATGGTAGATTATTCTGAAAAAGAACCCGTTCGCGTCTTTGAATCAGCAAATATTCTTCTCTATTTAGCAGAAAAATTTGATGTTCTCTTACCGAAAGAATGGGCTGAACGGACTGAAGTCCATAACTGGCTCTTCTGGCAAACTGGCGCAGCTCCATTTGTTGGTGGAGGGTTTGGACATTTCTTCCATTATGCTCCGACCGTGCAAGAATATCCGATTAATCGCTATACAATGGAGACCAAGCGTCAGCTGGATCTGTTAGATCAGTTATTAGCGACTAGAGAATATGTGGCAGGCAACACTTATACTATTGCTGATATCGCTATTTGGTCTTGGTATGGTCGCTTGGTGCAAGGAGAACTATATCCAGGTTCAGCAGAATTTTTAGATGTTGCTTCTTATACGCATCTAAAAGACTGGGTAGAGAAGATTGCTCAGCGTCCTGCTGTACAACGAGGGTTGACAGTGAAGTATCAGTCCATTGATCATTAA